The Halobacillus amylolyticus nucleotide sequence ACTGCCTTCGTAGCTTAGGTTTTCAATAATTGGTTTAGGATTCATTAAGGATTCGATACCTGGTTGTTTAGGCTGGTGTTGAGGGGGAAAAGTCAACGTTTGATTTGTAGTCTCGGTTGTCACAGCATAATAAGGGTATTTCGGATACATGAAGTTCCCTCCCGTAAAAAATCTTTATTCCCCTTTAGGCTATTCATTTGTTAATATTTGGTTCATTGTTTTCTCATGATAGTTGGGATTTCTTAACTATTAGGGAAGAGGGAACTAATAACCCAATTTTTTACTAAATGGTTTTAATAAAGGTTCATATATAAATCGATAAAATAATGGTACCTATTTGTCGGTTTTTTGTAATATATTTGTAATAATCCATGCGAAAACATCCTTTAAGCTGTGGAATTTCACACATTAAAGGATGTTTAACTACATTTAAAAAGATAAAATTGGAATTAATATTATAAATTGATTACATCGTTGGTAATTCCTATCGCAAAATGCTTACCTATGATAAGTTAAAAAAGGTGAAATTAAACATAAGAAATAGAGAGAGAGATTTGATTTGGGGGAAAGATCGTGGATAAGACGACTGGTTTATGGAAAAAAGTCGCCATAATGACTTTACTTGGTATTGGTTTGAGTCTTGGAACAACGTATGCTGAAAGTAACCTAGAAACTATTTACCACGTTTATGTAGGAGATAAACACATAGGTGCTGTGAATGATAAAGAGATCGTTCAATCTTATGTTGACCAACGTTTGAACCAAGCCCAGGAAGAAAACGAGAACCTTCGATTGACAACAAAAGAAGAGATTGCCTATGTTCCTGAAAAAAAGTTCACGCCTACTCATAATAACGAAAAAGTGATTAAAGGACTTAAAGAAAACATATCAGTAGCTGCTAATGCTGTAGGTTTAAACATAGACGATCAAACCATTGCTTACCTTCCGAGTGGGGAAAAAGCTCAAAAAGCTGTTCAAAAGTTTAAAGAGCAGTATGTTGATAAAGAAGCACTTCGCAAAGTAAAAGAGAGAAAAGAGAATGGTAAACAACCAACCATAGACGACTCTACTATAATAGACGTGTCACTAACGAATAAGGTTTCAAAAATAGAAAAAGAAGTGGAACCTAGTAAAGTTGTAACTGTAGATGAAGCTGTTGACATAATACAAAGAGGAAAACCAGAGGATAAGGTTCATACCGTGGCCGAAGGAGAGGTACTTGGCGAACTTTCTTCCATGTACGGTCTCACTCAGGATGAATTAATTGAGATGAATTCTGAACTTGAGAAAGATGAACCTCTACAAATTGGGCAAGAGATCAATGTAACAGTGTTTGAGCGTCTGACTGAAGTGGTAGTAGAACTAGAAGGAATAAAGGAAGAAAGTATCTCGTATGATACAGAGACTGTCGAAACTGACGAGCTCCAGAAAGGTGAAAAAGCAGTGAAGCAAGAAGGTCGGGAGGGTGAGAAAGAAGTCCATTACTTCATTAAGAAGGAGAGCGGAGAGATTGTCGAAGAAAAAATCCTTAATGAAGAGACGATTTCCAAACCTGTGAAAGAAATTATCCTTAAAGGAACAAAAGTGACACCATCACGTGGGTCCGGTGAATTTACTTGGCCGGCAGTTGGAGGTACAATTACAAGTAAGCAAGGTTCTAGATGGGGAGATTTTCACAAAGGCATCGACATTTCTGGTGTAAGTGATCGTACGATTAAGGCAGCAGATAATGGGGTTGTTATTTCTGCTGGGTATGATGGCTCGTACGGAAATAAAATCGTGATCAACCATAACAATGGATATAAAACGATTTATGCTCACCTTTCATCCATAAGTGTAAGTGCAGGGGAAACGGTTGAACGAGGAAGCGCGATCGGTAACATGGGAACGACTGGACGTTCAACAGGTGTTCATTTACATTTTGAAATCTATAAAAATGGATCATTACAAAATCCAATGTCTTATTATTAATAAGTAAGCTGCTATGGCGTTTTCATAGCGGCTTTTTTAATATCTTTAAACTAGTTATAGCCTTCCGTAGTGGGTCTAGGATATTGAGGCATTCAGCTTTGGGCCCTCCATCTTACCCGAGCCTTCACTGCATGAAAAGGATGCCCACGCTTTCTTATTTTTAGGATGAGATAAGACATTTGAGGATAAATAAGTTAAAATGAGGGGAAGCATTGAAGTAGATGAAAAGGAAGTGAATTAGATATGGCTCC carries:
- a CDS encoding peptidoglycan DD-metalloendopeptidase family protein — protein: MDKTTGLWKKVAIMTLLGIGLSLGTTYAESNLETIYHVYVGDKHIGAVNDKEIVQSYVDQRLNQAQEENENLRLTTKEEIAYVPEKKFTPTHNNEKVIKGLKENISVAANAVGLNIDDQTIAYLPSGEKAQKAVQKFKEQYVDKEALRKVKERKENGKQPTIDDSTIIDVSLTNKVSKIEKEVEPSKVVTVDEAVDIIQRGKPEDKVHTVAEGEVLGELSSMYGLTQDELIEMNSELEKDEPLQIGQEINVTVFERLTEVVVELEGIKEESISYDTETVETDELQKGEKAVKQEGREGEKEVHYFIKKESGEIVEEKILNEETISKPVKEIILKGTKVTPSRGSGEFTWPAVGGTITSKQGSRWGDFHKGIDISGVSDRTIKAADNGVVISAGYDGSYGNKIVINHNNGYKTIYAHLSSISVSAGETVERGSAIGNMGTTGRSTGVHLHFEIYKNGSLQNPMSYY